Proteins encoded by one window of Salicibibacter halophilus:
- a CDS encoding UDP-glucose dehydrogenase family protein: MKLTIVGTGYVGLVSGVCFAELGNNVVCVDKDEQKVEQLKQGMSPIYEDGLEPLLQKNIHNESIHFTSDLANSAMDSDIIMIAVGTPQRDDGSADLSFVRAVAEELAEALPADRQTVIVNKSTVPIGSAEEVESIIRKKNANADIAVCSVPEFLREGSAVKDTFNPDRIVIGTDIDWASERLVRLHASLADREQIITTSARSAEMIKYASNAFLATKISFINEIANICDAYGADIDEVARGVGADRRISPHFLSAGLGFGGSCFPKDVQALISLAKDKAYEANMLNSTIAINAKQRLKPVDILQQRFPQGLQNFKIAVLGLAFKPGTDDMRYAPSIDIIHELVKAGADVHAHDPIVLDAAAPLLPRAVTLHNEAEDALSGAEATLLVTEWDMYKQYSIADMSVSMAGKIIIDGRNTLDANAFKAHGFDYYGIGRR, encoded by the coding sequence ATGAAATTGACCATCGTTGGCACCGGATACGTTGGACTCGTCTCCGGTGTATGCTTTGCCGAGCTCGGAAATAATGTTGTTTGTGTCGACAAAGATGAACAAAAAGTTGAGCAACTTAAGCAAGGGATGAGCCCGATCTATGAAGATGGATTGGAACCCTTACTGCAGAAAAACATCCATAACGAAAGTATTCATTTCACATCTGATTTGGCTAATAGTGCCATGGATAGTGATATTATTATGATCGCGGTCGGAACCCCTCAAAGGGATGATGGGTCCGCGGACTTATCCTTTGTGCGGGCAGTCGCCGAGGAGCTGGCTGAAGCACTTCCCGCCGATAGGCAGACCGTCATCGTCAATAAATCAACCGTACCGATCGGAAGCGCTGAAGAAGTAGAGAGCATCATCCGGAAAAAAAACGCAAATGCCGACATCGCGGTATGTTCCGTTCCGGAATTCTTGCGGGAAGGCTCAGCCGTAAAAGACACGTTCAATCCTGATCGGATAGTCATCGGTACGGATATTGATTGGGCGAGCGAACGTCTTGTGCGCTTGCATGCGTCACTGGCTGATCGTGAGCAAATCATTACAACCTCGGCGCGCAGCGCGGAAATGATTAAATACGCCTCGAATGCCTTTTTGGCAACGAAAATCTCGTTTATAAACGAAATCGCGAATATTTGCGACGCATACGGGGCAGACATCGATGAAGTTGCCCGGGGGGTCGGCGCCGATCGCCGAATCAGCCCCCACTTTCTTAGCGCCGGACTGGGATTCGGCGGTTCGTGCTTTCCGAAAGACGTACAGGCGCTTATCTCGTTGGCAAAAGACAAGGCGTACGAAGCAAATATGTTAAACTCAACCATTGCCATTAACGCAAAACAACGATTAAAACCTGTAGATATTTTACAGCAACGATTTCCGCAAGGGTTGCAAAATTTTAAAATAGCTGTCCTGGGACTGGCATTTAAACCAGGGACAGACGACATGCGTTACGCGCCATCGATTGATATCATCCACGAACTTGTCAAAGCAGGCGCGGACGTGCACGCCCATGATCCGATCGTGTTGGATGCAGCCGCACCGCTTTTGCCGAGAGCCGTAACCTTGCACAACGAGGCCGAAGACGCGTTATCAGGCGCGGAGGCAACTTTGCTCGTCACCGAATGGGACATGTATAAGCAATATTCAATCGCCGATATGTCTGTTTCTATGGCAGGAAAAATTATTATCGACGGCAGAAACACCCTGGATGCGAATGCCTTTAAAGCACATGGCTTTGATTATTACGGCATCGGCCGCCGTTAA
- the murJ gene encoding murein biosynthesis integral membrane protein MurJ, with translation MKGRQLLTIIGSVTLINFIARVLGFFREAVAGYQFGTAFQADSIIIAYTIPNLLYITAGGAIATAFISVYGKIEDPREQGKYLESFFSWLMVGLTLLTVCFVLFSDIIINLLFTGLDTHTAVLSARLFQVMAPATFFLILSMWLRSLLTVNDRFAIAAISTLVMNGSFLVIAVLLFPWLDAFAHGYGATLGAILMFVFLIYVIKKNRLFHFRLTFHRSEKVWRTFMMMVPVMLGGATLHIYFLLHRVFAAWLDEGFITALNHTSKLVQMPQSILMTAVTTVIMPVLSRKVAQREDRHIANFFSLGLHLLALAIIPISVFLYFYAEPTVQAVFQYGQFTEASTAMAVPLLQVFAIGMFFHAANVYITRFYYAYERSIYPLIVSLVSVVGLNVLLNIALIGPLGATGLAWGTTISAGFNFLLLLLGLKGVIEWGKKPLRKAMWATLGKFTSLTIIITVGLALFTSVFFPANPFVALLSGGAVLFVLLIALFIVLRFPELDFIKDVMKNRK, from the coding sequence ATGAAAGGCAGACAGTTACTCACCATCATAGGCTCAGTCACCCTCATTAATTTCATCGCACGTGTACTTGGTTTTTTTCGTGAAGCGGTTGCCGGTTATCAATTCGGCACAGCCTTTCAGGCCGACAGCATTATTATCGCCTATACGATTCCAAATTTGCTATACATCACGGCCGGAGGCGCGATCGCGACCGCATTCATTTCTGTTTATGGCAAAATCGAAGACCCGCGTGAACAAGGAAAGTACCTTGAATCATTTTTTAGTTGGTTAATGGTTGGACTCACTCTTCTTACCGTCTGTTTCGTGTTATTTTCCGATATTATCATCAACCTACTGTTCACGGGCTTAGATACACACACAGCAGTGTTATCCGCACGGTTGTTTCAAGTGATGGCACCGGCCACCTTTTTTTTGATTTTATCGATGTGGTTACGAAGCCTGTTAACGGTCAACGATCGCTTTGCCATTGCTGCGATTTCTACGTTGGTGATGAATGGTTCTTTTTTGGTCATCGCGGTTCTCCTTTTCCCCTGGCTTGACGCGTTTGCCCACGGGTACGGCGCGACCTTAGGGGCTATTCTCATGTTTGTTTTCCTCATTTATGTCATTAAAAAAAATCGATTGTTTCACTTTCGCTTAACATTTCATCGTTCGGAGAAGGTTTGGCGTACGTTTATGATGATGGTGCCGGTTATGCTCGGAGGCGCGACGTTACATATTTATTTTCTGTTACATCGTGTTTTCGCCGCCTGGTTGGACGAAGGCTTTATTACGGCGTTAAACCACACGTCCAAATTGGTGCAAATGCCGCAATCGATTTTGATGACAGCTGTAACGACCGTCATCATGCCCGTGCTATCGCGAAAAGTAGCCCAACGGGAGGATCGTCACATAGCGAACTTTTTTTCCCTAGGGTTACATTTACTCGCCCTCGCCATTATCCCGATTTCCGTCTTTCTGTATTTTTATGCGGAACCGACCGTGCAAGCGGTTTTTCAGTACGGACAATTTACGGAAGCGTCTACCGCTATGGCAGTTCCCCTTCTGCAAGTGTTTGCCATCGGGATGTTTTTTCACGCCGCAAACGTCTACATCACCCGTTTTTATTACGCATACGAACGGTCCATCTATCCATTGATCGTAAGCCTGGTATCCGTAGTGGGTTTAAATGTTCTCTTAAACATCGCTTTGATTGGCCCATTAGGCGCGACAGGACTTGCCTGGGGGACAACGATCAGTGCAGGCTTTAACTTTCTGCTGCTCTTGCTTGGATTAAAAGGTGTGATAGAATGGGGAAAGAAACCACTACGGAAAGCAATGTGGGCAACGTTGGGCAAATTCACGAGTCTGACAATTATTATAACCGTTGGATTAGCTCTATTTACCTCTGTATTTTTTCCTGCTAACCCTTTTGTTGCTTTATTAAGCGGAGGAGCCGTTCTTTTCGTATTATTGATAGCCCTGTTTATTGTCCTTCGTTTTCCCGAACTTGATTTTATAAAAGATGTAATGAAAAACAGAAAGTAG
- a CDS encoding glycosyltransferase produces MILVVLGTHERPFTRLLQEVETLADKGVIDEKLYVQNGHTPVERFTHLHGRPFLDYAEMDMLYDQARVIISHGGTGSIITGVKKRKPVIARARLSRYGEHNDDHQEEIIEQFVKTGHVLSSDDLAADLRRVDEGFTPPPFDSGRHEILKLLRNFLEAT; encoded by the coding sequence AACCCATGAACGCCCCTTTACTCGCCTTTTGCAAGAAGTCGAGACGCTTGCCGATAAAGGAGTTATAGATGAAAAGCTTTACGTGCAAAACGGCCATACCCCCGTTGAAAGGTTTACCCATTTGCACGGCCGCCCCTTTCTCGATTACGCGGAAATGGACATGCTTTACGATCAAGCACGCGTCATTATTTCCCACGGCGGCACGGGCTCGATTATCACGGGCGTTAAAAAAAGAAAACCTGTGATTGCCCGCGCCCGCCTATCGAGATACGGAGAGCATAATGATGATCATCAAGAAGAGATCATCGAACAATTTGTGAAAACAGGTCATGTTTTGAGCAGCGATGATTTGGCCGCTGACTTGAGACGTGTAGACGAAGGCTTCACTCCACCCCCTTTTGATAGTGGCCGACATGAAATACTGAAACTTTTACGAAACTTTCTGGAAGCCACTTAA